The nucleotide sequence GGAACGATGCCTCCGTCCACACGCAGTGCGGCACCGTTGATGGCCGACGCGGTGGGGCTGGCGACAAACGCGACGGCGGCGGCGATTTCGTCCGGTTCGATCAGCCGACCGATGATCGATGTCGGCCGGTTCTCCTTCATGAATCGCTTTTCGGCATCTTCAAACGATTCGTCGGGAAATAGATTACTGACGAACGTTTCGACACCCGGGGTTTTGGTGGATCCCGGCATAACAGTGTTAACGGTGACTTGGGTGCCCCGAGTTTGTTCGGCCAGACTGCGTGAAAGGGACAGTTGGGCGGCTTTCGTGACGCTGTAGTGGGCCATTTCGGGGGCCGGAGTGACGCCTGATTCACTGGAAATGAAAATGACGCGACCGGTGCCTTGGTCCAGCATTTTCTTAAGGTAGTGACGCGTCAATCGAACGCCACTGATCACATTGACTTCGAACATCTCCATCCACTGGTCATCGGTGATGTCGAAAAAGTCGACCGCTTCGAAGATGCCCAAGTTGTTGACCAAAATGTCGACCGATTCGTGCGCAGTGATGGC is from Crateriforma conspicua and encodes:
- a CDS encoding SDR family NAD(P)-dependent oxidoreductase, giving the protein MERTLQGKTALVTASSGGIGQAIATKLAIEGARVTINGRSESSVNRAIDEIRGQATDADLIALAADLSTAQGVAEAITAHESVDILVNNLGIFEAVDFFDITDDQWMEMFEVNVISGVRLTRHYLKKMLDQGTGRVIFISSESGVTPAPEMAHYSVTKAAQLSLSRSLAEQTRGTQVTVNTVMPGSTKTPGVETFVSNLFPDESFEDAEKRFMKENRPTSIIGRLIEPDEIAAAVAFVASPTASAINGAALRVDGGIVPTMV